A region from the Canis lupus familiaris isolate Mischka breed German Shepherd chromosome 3, alternate assembly UU_Cfam_GSD_1.0, whole genome shotgun sequence genome encodes:
- the C3H4orf48 gene encoding neuropeptide-like protein C4orf48 homolog, translating to MRGARPTQHVLRSRGRCCRGVPEPRAPRLLRSAMAPPPPCRLPRSLPPWLLLLLSVALLGVQARAEPAAGSAVPAQSRPCVDCHAFEFMQRALQDLRKTAYSLDSRTETLLLQAERRALCACWPSGR from the exons ATGCGCGGTGCGCGCCCGACGCAGCACGTCCTCCGGAGTCGCGGGCGCTGCTGTCGCGGGGTCCCTGAACCGCG GGCGCCCCGGCTCCTGCGCTCGGCCATGGCCCCCCCGCCTCCCTGCAGGCTCCCGAGGTCGCTGCCGccgtggctgctgctgctgctgagcgTGGCCTTGCTGGGTGTCCAGGCCCGTGCCGAGCCCGCCGCCGGGAGCGCCGTCCCCGCGCAGA GCCGCCCGTGCGTGGACTGCCACGCGTTCGAGTTCATGCAGCGCGCCCTGCAGGACCTACGGAAGACAGCCTACAGCCTGGACTCCAGG ACGGAGACTCTCCTGCTGCAGGCCGAGCGCCGGGCCCTGTGTGCCTGCTGGCCTTCCGGGCGCTGA